The following coding sequences are from one Ammoniphilus sp. CFH 90114 window:
- a CDS encoding methyl-accepting chemotaxis protein, with product MKYTIRLKLMLGFLFIASLLGVTGEVYYYYIDELDQAYTSVIKEQATSLTQEQLQRLEERSKEISEKVESKKQAVHLYSVTAFSLSILVGAWISAKISKPMNTIAKSAEAMALGDLTGKDIEVSHQDETGNVAQAINQMARNLRNLISRVGPSSEEVATSSTELSQHATQAKQSIHQIVSAFQEVAVGSDKQVGAAQQTAKAMNQVHAGIQRITDASSVVSQSALQATELAERGEDVVNRTVSQMRSIAISVDESAKVVRSLGAKSQEIGKIIEVITSIGSQTNLLALNAAIEAARAGEQGKGFAVVANEVRKLAEQSRQSAEQIALLINEIQHETNQAVNSIEKGTEDVDSGVLVVHEAGKTFQNILRAVQQVTIQIQDVTSISKDIATFSKDATSSVEELSSIARTAADSMKQVAVASERQSENMDQIASATDSLSRLSMELKGLIQRFRV from the coding sequence ATGAAATACACCATTCGTTTAAAGCTGATGCTAGGATTTCTATTTATCGCATCCCTATTAGGAGTGACAGGAGAAGTTTACTACTATTATATTGACGAACTCGATCAAGCGTACACCTCGGTCATAAAAGAACAGGCAACCTCTCTAACTCAGGAACAACTACAACGCTTAGAAGAACGGAGTAAGGAGATATCAGAAAAAGTGGAGTCAAAAAAGCAGGCCGTTCATCTCTATAGTGTTACCGCATTTTCACTTTCTATCCTAGTTGGTGCTTGGATTTCTGCCAAGATCTCTAAGCCAATGAATACAATAGCGAAATCAGCGGAGGCTATGGCTTTAGGAGATCTAACAGGAAAAGATATAGAAGTTAGTCATCAGGATGAAACAGGAAACGTGGCTCAAGCGATTAACCAAATGGCACGAAATCTACGAAACCTGATCAGTCGAGTAGGACCGAGCTCAGAGGAAGTCGCTACCTCCTCTACAGAGCTATCGCAACACGCAACTCAGGCGAAGCAGTCTATTCATCAGATTGTTTCGGCATTCCAAGAAGTAGCTGTAGGCTCGGATAAGCAAGTAGGTGCTGCTCAACAAACAGCTAAAGCCATGAACCAAGTTCATGCTGGGATTCAACGCATTACGGATGCCTCATCGGTCGTTTCGCAATCGGCACTACAAGCAACGGAGTTAGCAGAGAGAGGAGAAGACGTTGTAAATCGGACCGTTTCCCAAATGAGATCGATTGCTATTTCTGTAGATGAATCGGCTAAAGTTGTAAGAAGCCTAGGCGCGAAATCACAAGAGATTGGTAAAATTATTGAAGTCATTACCTCGATTGGCAGTCAAACAAATTTATTGGCTCTCAATGCAGCGATTGAAGCGGCTAGAGCAGGGGAGCAGGGGAAAGGATTTGCGGTAGTAGCCAACGAAGTCAGGAAGTTAGCTGAACAGTCGCGGCAATCGGCTGAACAAATTGCCTTGTTAATCAATGAGATTCAACATGAAACCAATCAAGCTGTGAATTCCATAGAAAAAGGAACAGAAGATGTTGACTCAGGTGTTTTAGTTGTCCATGAGGCAGGAAAAACATTTCAAAATATACTCCGGGCGGTTCAACAGGTCACAATACAAATTCAGGATGTTACAAGTATTTCAAAGGACATTGCTACATTCTCTAAGGATGCCACTTCATCAGTAGAAGAATTATCCTCTATTGCGAGGACGGCTGCTGACAGTATGAAGCAAGTAGCGGTAGCTTCCGAACGACAATCGGAAAATATGGACCAAATTGCTTCAGCTACGGATTCGCTTAGCCGACTTTCTATGGAATTAAAGGGACTGATCCAGCGGTTCAGAGTATAA
- a CDS encoding histidine kinase: protein MQEPFRRKSPEELLYSISKMHLGRLKIILGAVSGSGKTYHMLQEGNSLKKRGIDVIIGVVGSYHHPKTMEQAGDLEMIPPIRWNCGNQEKYDLNVEEIKDRNPEVVLIDQLAHRNRPGAQRETRLEDVQYLISNNISVITTVNIYELEGVKEIAEKLTGIPPQVDFCVPVDTLAKADEVRLLDVTPESILKRIKEGVIHISDHGDQRSNLLFARNNLAVLRELALRVVAEGVNDDLDDYREKHGMVGASGASERILVSVQYHWNGSILIRRGHQIAKRLGAELLVVCFKSQKRELSKEEATFRRSIIKLVEKLGGSFEEIPLEQDREVAYKIVQYAMNQKVTRIVMGQSKRTRWEEVMRGSIVNKIMSKTKNIDIFIVADRGEKEGERVIPAKNLDVTQADPYRRLSMEEKVEAIERINRGTFKVYVGAAPGVGKTFTMLREANQLKKQGIDVVIGLLETHGRRETAEQVDKLETIPRKQINYKNVTLEEMDTDTIIRRNPEVVLVDELAHTNIPTSKYEKRYQDVEEILNAGISVISTMNIQHLESLNDSVEQITGVRVRETVPDHILHQADEIELVDISPKALRQRMREGHIYKMEKVEQSLSNFFKTGNLIALRELALREVADDVDERLEAWERKRTLRGPWRQEEVIFVCVNIRSDSERLIRRGFRIAYRLKAKWIVAYVKDHPLTQEEEIQLERLIGLTERLGGRFEIYETQNRRVIFKELVAKMNEKGATQVIIGQSARTRWKEICEGSVVQKLLRAVRHLDVLVVAD, encoded by the coding sequence ATGCAAGAACCATTTCGAAGGAAATCGCCAGAAGAACTCTTGTATTCCATTTCAAAAATGCATTTAGGTAGATTAAAAATCATTCTCGGAGCAGTCAGTGGTTCAGGGAAAACCTACCATATGTTGCAAGAGGGGAACAGCTTAAAGAAACGGGGCATTGATGTCATCATCGGTGTGGTTGGCTCTTATCATCACCCGAAGACGATGGAACAAGCTGGCGATCTCGAAATGATCCCCCCTATTCGCTGGAACTGTGGAAATCAAGAGAAATATGATCTTAATGTGGAAGAAATCAAAGATAGAAACCCTGAGGTCGTCTTAATTGATCAGTTGGCACATCGAAATCGTCCCGGTGCCCAAAGGGAAACCCGTTTAGAGGATGTTCAATACCTCATTTCTAATAATATTAGTGTGATTACAACAGTAAACATTTATGAGCTAGAAGGAGTCAAAGAAATAGCGGAAAAACTTACTGGAATACCACCGCAAGTTGACTTTTGTGTACCTGTAGATACATTAGCGAAAGCAGATGAGGTTCGACTACTAGATGTAACTCCAGAATCAATATTAAAAAGAATTAAAGAAGGAGTAATCCACATATCAGATCACGGGGACCAGCGCAGTAACTTACTTTTTGCTAGAAATAATCTGGCTGTTTTACGAGAGTTAGCCCTGCGAGTGGTTGCTGAAGGGGTGAATGATGACCTCGACGATTATCGTGAAAAGCATGGAATGGTGGGAGCTTCTGGGGCATCAGAACGAATTTTGGTTTCTGTTCAGTATCATTGGAATGGCTCGATCCTTATCCGTCGAGGACATCAAATTGCCAAACGCTTAGGGGCAGAGCTGTTGGTGGTTTGCTTTAAATCTCAGAAGCGTGAACTATCCAAAGAGGAAGCCACCTTTCGAAGATCCATCATTAAATTAGTGGAGAAGCTAGGAGGTAGCTTTGAGGAAATCCCCTTAGAACAAGATAGAGAAGTAGCTTATAAAATAGTTCAGTACGCCATGAATCAAAAAGTCACCCGTATTGTCATGGGACAATCCAAGAGAACTCGTTGGGAAGAAGTGATGAGAGGCTCCATTGTGAATAAAATTATGAGCAAGACAAAAAACATTGATATTTTCATTGTGGCTGATCGAGGTGAAAAGGAAGGGGAGCGAGTAATCCCTGCCAAAAATCTGGATGTAACTCAAGCCGACCCTTATCGTCGATTATCCATGGAAGAAAAGGTAGAAGCCATTGAGAGAATAAATCGCGGAACATTCAAAGTTTATGTGGGTGCAGCCCCGGGAGTCGGAAAGACTTTTACCATGTTACGAGAAGCCAATCAGTTAAAGAAACAAGGAATTGATGTGGTTATTGGGCTACTAGAAACACATGGGAGAAGAGAGACAGCCGAACAGGTAGATAAACTAGAGACGATTCCTAGAAAGCAAATCAATTACAAAAATGTAACATTAGAAGAGATGGATACAGATACCATTATTAGACGTAATCCGGAAGTAGTATTAGTCGATGAGCTCGCTCACACCAATATACCGACAAGTAAGTATGAAAAAAGATATCAAGACGTCGAAGAAATATTAAATGCCGGTATATCTGTAATCTCGACAATGAATATACAGCATCTTGAAAGCTTAAATGATAGTGTTGAACAAATCACTGGAGTACGTGTCCGCGAAACTGTGCCAGATCATATTCTTCACCAAGCTGATGAGATTGAATTAGTTGATATTTCACCCAAAGCGCTACGTCAGCGAATGAGAGAAGGACATATCTATAAGATGGAGAAGGTGGAACAATCCCTATCCAACTTTTTTAAAACGGGAAACCTCATTGCCTTGCGTGAACTGGCTTTACGTGAAGTAGCAGATGATGTCGATGAGCGCTTGGAAGCATGGGAGCGCAAACGAACATTACGAGGTCCTTGGAGACAAGAAGAAGTGATATTTGTTTGTGTGAATATACGATCGGATAGTGAACGATTAATCCGAAGAGGGTTTCGCATTGCCTATCGATTGAAGGCGAAATGGATTGTAGCGTATGTGAAGGATCATCCTTTAACCCAGGAGGAAGAAATACAACTCGAGAGATTAATAGGATTAACAGAAAGGCTCGGGGGAAGATTTGAAATATATGAGACACAAAATAGAAGAGTGATCTTTAAAGAATTAGTAGCAAAGATGAATGAAAAAGGGGCTACTCAAGTCATCATCGGTCAATCGGCTCGTACCCGCTGGAAGGAGATATGTGAGGGGTCGGTTGTTCAGAAGTTATTACGTGCAGTAAGACATTTGGATGTCTTGGTAGTGGCGGATTAA
- a CDS encoding universal stress protein, translating into MKEAILVCVSYGRNAERLIRRGWRMAQSFQAPLYILTVDTVSYEEYQTEKQENLTVWKELAKHYQAEFFVEKKGSRTVADIIVEISRRKHVTQIVLGQTAQSRWEQITKGSIVNEILKKIDFIDLHIVSVQRELHQWEDQYEKGVRAYLQKVEDGYLLAFERTEKTDVEGIFFKDLHTDFESGLFKYIENYQTKIIKVSDGRVKDWTNIE; encoded by the coding sequence ATGAAAGAAGCTATTCTTGTATGTGTCAGTTATGGACGAAATGCAGAGCGACTCATTCGGAGGGGCTGGAGAATGGCTCAATCCTTTCAAGCACCATTGTATATCCTAACTGTGGATACGGTAAGTTATGAGGAATATCAAACGGAGAAGCAAGAAAATCTGACTGTATGGAAGGAACTAGCCAAGCACTACCAGGCAGAGTTCTTCGTTGAGAAAAAGGGTTCACGCACCGTGGCAGATATTATTGTTGAGATCTCTCGACGAAAGCATGTTACGCAAATTGTCCTTGGACAGACCGCTCAGAGTCGTTGGGAACAGATAACAAAAGGTTCCATTGTTAATGAAATACTCAAGAAGATTGATTTCATAGATTTGCACATTGTTTCGGTACAGCGGGAGCTGCATCAGTGGGAGGACCAATATGAGAAAGGCGTTAGAGCTTATCTGCAAAAGGTAGAAGATGGATATTTATTAGCTTTTGAAAGAACAGAAAAAACGGACGTAGAGGGCATATTCTTTAAGGATCTTCATACAGATTTTGAGAGTGGGCTGTTTAAGTATATAGAAAATTATCAGACTAAGATCATTAAGGTGTCGGATGGACGGGTAAAAGACTGGACCAACATAGAGTAG
- a CDS encoding TrkA family potassium uptake protein gives MSEKTFAVIGMGRFGSSVAKTLYEMGYEVMAIDSSEERIQEYISYVTYAVQADSTDEQALKELGIRNFDIVVVAIGDDIQASILTTLILKELGVRYITVKAQNERHGKVLYKLGADKVVFPERDMGSRVANNLASPNVLDFIELAEDYSVVEVLVGEKIVGKSLVELNIRARFGVNVMAIKSGPHINIAPQANDKIQQEDILVVIGENQDLKRFEQHIM, from the coding sequence ATGTCAGAAAAAACCTTTGCTGTCATCGGTATGGGACGATTTGGCTCCAGTGTAGCAAAAACACTTTATGAAATGGGCTATGAAGTCATGGCGATAGACTCAAGTGAGGAAAGAATCCAAGAGTATATTTCTTATGTAACCTACGCTGTTCAAGCCGATTCAACCGATGAGCAAGCTTTAAAAGAATTAGGTATTCGTAACTTTGATATTGTTGTTGTCGCAATCGGGGATGATATTCAAGCTAGTATTCTCACAACACTCATTCTTAAAGAACTAGGAGTAAGGTACATTACCGTCAAGGCGCAAAACGAACGCCATGGAAAGGTACTGTATAAGCTAGGAGCCGATAAGGTGGTATTTCCTGAGAGAGATATGGGTAGCCGAGTAGCTAACAATCTGGCATCACCCAACGTTTTGGATTTCATTGAATTAGCTGAGGATTATAGTGTAGTGGAAGTGCTTGTAGGAGAGAAGATCGTGGGGAAGTCACTCGTTGAATTAAATATCCGAGCTAGATTCGGTGTGAATGTGATGGCCATAAAAAGTGGACCCCATATTAATATTGCTCCACAAGCCAATGACAAGATTCAACAAGAGGATATCCTGGTTGTGATTGGAGAAAATCAGGATTTAAAGCGGTTTGAGCAGCACATTATGTAA
- a CDS encoding TrkH family potassium uptake protein, whose protein sequence is MFSLKKLNLIELHPARLLILGFGFLIFIGTLLLMLPMATIDGHELNFIDALFEATSAVCVTGLVVVDTGTTFTLFGQIVLLALIQIGGWGFMTAGVFMFIVLGKRIGLKERVVLQSTLNQFSIQGVVKLVLLIISLTVFIESVGALLLAFRWSYEMPWSQALYYGIFHSISAFNNAGFGLEPDSLSKWVGDPTINIVITFLFMAGGIGFTVILDLWNKKSLRKLSLHSKLALLVSLALNVTATLIIFATEYNNPQTIGHFSLADKWWASYFQGVVPRTAGFNTIDIGEMMISSQIFIMFLMFIGASSASTGGGIKVTTFALILLALWSFLTARENVSIFKRRIPWELVNKAFSIAVTAIMFVGSIFFLLTYTEQAEMQLILFETISAFGTVGLSAGLTGDLSPAGRVLITILMLIGRIGPLTMAFALMKQGNKSKVKYVEEKILIG, encoded by the coding sequence ATGTTTTCTTTAAAGAAGCTAAATCTAATCGAGTTGCATCCAGCACGGCTATTAATCCTAGGTTTTGGGTTCCTAATCTTCATCGGCACCCTTCTCTTGATGCTTCCCATGGCAACGATAGATGGTCATGAATTAAATTTTATAGATGCATTATTTGAGGCAACATCAGCGGTTTGCGTGACAGGATTGGTCGTTGTGGATACGGGAACGACCTTTACGCTTTTCGGACAGATTGTTTTATTAGCGTTAATTCAAATCGGCGGTTGGGGATTTATGACTGCCGGGGTATTTATGTTTATTGTCTTAGGAAAGAGAATTGGATTAAAAGAAAGGGTGGTACTTCAAAGCACCTTAAACCAATTCTCTATTCAAGGGGTAGTCAAGCTAGTGTTACTCATCATTTCTTTAACGGTTTTTATTGAATCTGTGGGTGCTCTACTATTAGCGTTTCGTTGGTCATACGAGATGCCTTGGAGCCAAGCATTGTATTATGGTATCTTTCATTCCATCTCTGCGTTCAATAACGCAGGATTTGGGTTAGAGCCAGATAGCCTGAGTAAGTGGGTGGGAGACCCTACGATCAATATTGTAATTACATTCTTATTTATGGCTGGTGGAATAGGCTTCACGGTAATCTTAGACTTGTGGAACAAGAAGTCCTTACGGAAATTATCCCTACATTCCAAATTAGCTTTACTGGTTTCTTTAGCTCTGAACGTCACAGCTACTCTGATCATCTTTGCCACAGAATATAACAACCCTCAAACCATTGGCCACTTCTCTCTCGCAGACAAGTGGTGGGCGTCCTACTTCCAAGGAGTGGTGCCACGTACGGCTGGTTTTAACACGATCGATATCGGAGAAATGATGATTTCCTCTCAAATTTTTATTATGTTCTTGATGTTTATCGGAGCTTCTTCCGCCTCAACAGGAGGGGGGATCAAGGTCACTACGTTTGCCCTCATACTATTGGCCCTTTGGAGCTTTCTTACGGCTAGGGAGAATGTGAGTATCTTTAAAAGAAGAATTCCCTGGGAGTTAGTGAATAAAGCCTTCTCGATTGCAGTCACCGCGATCATGTTTGTAGGTTCAATCTTCTTTTTGCTTACTTATACCGAACAAGCAGAAATGCAATTGATATTATTTGAGACAATATCTGCCTTTGGTACCGTAGGTCTATCCGCTGGATTAACGGGAGATCTATCCCCGGCAGGGAGAGTTCTTATCACGATTTTAATGCTTATTGGAAGAATTGGTCCGTTAACGATGGCTTTTGCCCTTATGAAGCAAGGCAATAAGAGTAAGGTGAAGTATGTAGAGGAAAAAATTTTAATTGGGTAG